A genomic segment from Ignavibacteriota bacterium encodes:
- a CDS encoding DUF4148 domain-containing protein, whose product MNSRTLVLIATLALLPASAASQSRDTTAANRTAEQKRERVRAGQEGFRDENGNGIDDRIEHQGNGKAGRKDRFVDADGDGICDGRAGGLGFKRGAMNGQPGAGQGKGNGTGNRYGQGGKK is encoded by the coding sequence ATGAACTCCAGAACGTTAGTGTTGATCGCCACGCTGGCTCTCCTGCCGGCTTCCGCCGCGAGTCAATCGCGCGACACCACCGCCGCCAACCGCACAGCAGAGCAGAAGCGCGAACGTGTCAGGGCGGGACAGGAAGGCTTCCGCGACGAGAACGGCAACGGCATTGACGACCGGATCGAGCACCAGGGGAACGGCAAGGCAGGACGCAAGGACCGGTTCGTGGACGCCGATGGCGATGGGATCTGCGATGGCCGTGCGGGCGGACTCGGGTTCAAGCGGGGAGCAATGAATGGCCAGCCGGGTGCAGGCCAGGGCAAAGGCAATGGCACGGGAAACCGGTACGGACAGGGAGGGAAGAAGTGA
- a CDS encoding prohibitin family protein: MLFILSIVVAVIAFISWRAAAKKVKEGNPTFRSLATITVLVCTFFTVVALTQFFTQIPAGHVGVVDLFGIVSDRTLPPGINVVNPLARVHEFSVQTREHKEAMEVLSREGLTIGLEISVLYRLNPDSAARVYQTIAGGDFETIVLIPQFRSISRSVTASFQASALYSTERERLGMAVQEELARTIAPRGVIVETTPLRNVALPTQLTEAIEQKQRADQEAQRMEFILLKERQEADRKRIEAKGIADFQTIVAAGISEQLLRWKGIEATEKIAQSPNTKVVIVGAGRDGLPIILDTK; this comes from the coding sequence ATGCTGTTCATCCTGAGTATCGTCGTCGCGGTGATCGCCTTCATTTCCTGGCGCGCCGCCGCAAAGAAGGTCAAGGAGGGCAACCCGACGTTCCGTTCCCTCGCCACGATCACCGTTCTCGTGTGCACGTTCTTCACCGTCGTTGCGCTGACGCAATTTTTCACCCAGATACCGGCGGGACATGTGGGCGTCGTGGACCTCTTCGGTATCGTCTCGGACAGGACACTGCCGCCCGGGATCAATGTGGTCAATCCGCTCGCGCGTGTGCATGAGTTCTCCGTACAGACCCGCGAACACAAAGAAGCCATGGAGGTCCTGTCGCGGGAAGGCCTCACCATCGGGCTGGAGATCAGCGTGCTGTACCGCCTGAATCCGGATTCCGCGGCGCGCGTGTATCAGACCATTGCCGGCGGCGACTTCGAAACGATCGTCCTGATCCCGCAGTTCCGGTCCATCAGCCGTTCCGTGACCGCCAGTTTCCAGGCCAGTGCGCTCTATTCGACCGAGCGTGAGAGGCTGGGCATGGCCGTGCAGGAAGAGCTCGCACGCACGATCGCCCCCCGCGGCGTGATCGTGGAGACCACCCCGCTGCGGAACGTTGCGCTGCCCACGCAGTTGACGGAAGCGATCGAGCAGAAGCAGCGTGCGGATCAGGAAGCCCAGCGGATGGAGTTCATCCTGCTGAAGGAACGTCAGGAAGCGGACCGTAAGCGGATCGAAGCGAAGGGTATCGCCGATTTCCAGACGATCGTGGCGGCCGGCATCAGCGAACAGCTGCTGCGGTGGAAGGGCATTGAAGCGACGGAGAAGATCGCGCAGTCGCCCAATACGAAAGTCGTGATCGTCGGTGCCGGGCGGGATGGGCTGCCGATCATCCTGGATACAAAGTAA
- a CDS encoding SpoIIE family protein phosphatase codes for MPPPKNSTAPKRLRYNVLLETLTDEEFQDVREKFIERTYAPDEVIIEDEGYGDEVHFLVEGRVRISKRMAGGDDQLLALLHPGDTFGELELIAGRPRSARVVALERCITYVLRKADFEQLLYRSRELAVRLLQVLSIRLRATNNRFVHESARRAEQNRLEVHKLEQLIEAAKSLNSTLDLNELLDMLVDFALRITDGDRGTVYIIDEATQEMWTRVAKGLDGLSRVTIRMPIGKGIAGYVAATGDTINIPDAYFDPRFNPDYDRQTGYRTASILCLPIRVKSGKIIGVFQLLNKHTGVFTEDDARIMSAFSVHAAIALENARLYEQEREKIRIERDLLAAREVQMGLLPAHMPAIPGYEFAATAMPAREVAGDLYDFIRLDPAHIGISIGDVSGKGLPAALLMAHIQASVRDVAHEASDAGSCLTMLNQRLVVSTAPEKFVTLVYGILDSRDHTFRYCNAGHNPPYLVSAGGELRQLEAGGTILGIVDGMEYTEQSMVFAPGDMLVLYTDGISEAMNVRKELLGDERLQEICIGQQAMPASAVRDTILDAVMKHQAGELAADDMTVLVIRRLPA; via the coding sequence ATGCCTCCACCGAAGAATAGCACCGCCCCCAAGCGGCTACGTTACAATGTTCTCCTCGAGACCCTCACCGATGAGGAGTTCCAGGATGTCCGCGAGAAGTTCATCGAACGGACCTACGCCCCGGATGAGGTGATCATCGAGGATGAAGGCTACGGCGATGAGGTGCACTTCCTGGTGGAAGGGCGCGTGCGCATCTCCAAACGCATGGCCGGCGGCGATGACCAATTGCTCGCCCTCCTGCATCCCGGCGACACGTTCGGCGAACTGGAGCTGATCGCCGGCCGGCCACGGTCGGCACGGGTCGTTGCGCTGGAGCGCTGCATCACGTACGTGTTGCGCAAGGCGGACTTCGAGCAGTTGCTGTATCGTTCGCGCGAGCTCGCGGTGCGCCTGCTCCAGGTGCTGAGCATCCGGCTGCGTGCGACGAACAACCGCTTCGTCCATGAATCCGCCCGCCGCGCGGAACAGAACCGCCTCGAGGTGCACAAACTCGAGCAGCTCATCGAGGCCGCAAAGAGCCTGAACTCGACGCTCGACCTCAACGAGCTGCTCGACATGCTCGTGGACTTCGCGCTCCGGATCACCGACGGCGACCGTGGCACCGTGTACATCATCGATGAAGCGACGCAGGAAATGTGGACGCGGGTGGCGAAAGGGCTCGATGGCCTGAGCCGCGTCACGATCCGCATGCCCATCGGCAAAGGGATCGCGGGGTACGTTGCGGCGACGGGCGATACGATCAACATCCCGGACGCCTATTTCGATCCGCGCTTCAATCCGGATTACGACCGGCAGACCGGGTACCGCACGGCATCGATCCTCTGCCTGCCGATCCGCGTGAAGAGCGGCAAGATCATCGGCGTCTTTCAGCTTCTCAACAAGCACACCGGCGTCTTCACGGAGGATGATGCGCGCATCATGAGCGCATTCTCCGTCCATGCCGCGATCGCGCTGGAGAACGCGCGGTTGTACGAACAGGAGCGCGAGAAGATCCGCATCGAACGCGATCTGCTCGCCGCACGCGAAGTGCAGATGGGCCTGCTGCCGGCACACATGCCGGCGATCCCCGGATACGAATTCGCCGCGACCGCGATGCCGGCGCGTGAGGTCGCGGGTGACCTCTATGATTTCATCCGGCTCGACCCCGCGCACATCGGCATCAGCATCGGCGATGTCTCGGGCAAAGGACTTCCCGCGGCACTCCTGATGGCGCACATCCAGGCCTCCGTCCGGGATGTCGCACATGAAGCTTCGGATGCCGGGTCCTGTCTCACCATGCTGAACCAGCGCCTCGTGGTCAGCACCGCACCGGAGAAGTTCGTGACCCTGGTGTATGGTATCCTGGATTCGCGGGACCATACGTTCCGGTACTGCAACGCCGGACACAATCCTCCGTATCTCGTCTCGGCGGGCGGGGAACTCCGCCAGCTCGAGGCCGGGGGAACGATCCTTGGCATCGTCGACGGCATGGAGTACACGGAGCAGTCCATGGTCTTTGCGCCGGGCGACATGCTTGTGCTGTACACGGACGGGATCTCCGAGGCGATGAATGTGCGGAAGGAGCTGCTCGGCGACGAACGGCTGCAGGAGATCTGCATCGGTCAGCAGGCCATGCCGGCCTCCGCGGTACGCGACACCATCCTGGATGCGGTCATGAAGCATCAGGCGGGTGAACTCGCGGCGGACGATATGACCGTCCTGGTGATCCGCCGCCTCCCCGCATAA
- a CDS encoding LD-carboxypeptidase has protein sequence MEPLKAPRLKAGDLIGIISPASRIANPARIEQGIAYLERLGYRTTTGKNILNSYGYLAGTDEERVADLHGMFANPEVKAIMCIRGGYGTPRLLSLLDYRLIARNPKVFVGYSDITSLQLALWKKCGLVTFQGPMVGVDMPDGLDASTEELFWRLLTSPKKAGSVIPAGNPSVTLRKGKGSGRLLGGNLAHLAGAVGTAYMPSFKDALLFIEDIGEEPYRIDRMLTQLRHAKILDQVKGVLGGQFTDCEIKDASKPTLTVDEVLREFGGMCPPPFLAHLPFGHEAHKMTIPMGVRAKLDAGEGTLEFLEGAVK, from the coding sequence GTGGAACCCCTCAAGGCACCCAGATTGAAGGCCGGTGACCTCATCGGCATCATTTCCCCCGCAAGCCGTATCGCCAATCCTGCACGCATCGAGCAGGGCATCGCCTATCTGGAGCGTCTCGGCTACCGCACCACCACGGGCAAGAACATCCTGAACAGCTACGGGTACCTTGCCGGAACGGACGAGGAACGGGTGGCCGACCTGCACGGGATGTTCGCCAACCCGGAGGTCAAGGCCATCATGTGCATCCGCGGCGGCTACGGTACCCCCCGACTGCTCTCGCTGCTGGACTACCGGCTGATCGCCCGGAACCCGAAGGTCTTCGTGGGCTACAGCGACATCACCTCGTTGCAGCTTGCCCTGTGGAAGAAGTGCGGGCTGGTCACGTTCCAGGGACCGATGGTGGGGGTCGATATGCCGGACGGGCTCGACGCCTCCACCGAAGAGCTGTTCTGGCGCCTCCTCACGTCGCCGAAGAAGGCAGGGTCGGTCATCCCCGCCGGCAACCCGTCCGTGACGCTCCGGAAAGGCAAAGGTTCGGGGCGCCTCCTTGGCGGTAACCTGGCCCATCTGGCCGGGGCGGTGGGGACGGCATACATGCCCTCCTTCAAGGACGCCCTCCTGTTCATCGAGGACATCGGGGAAGAGCCGTACCGGATCGACCGGATGCTGACCCAGTTGCGGCACGCGAAGATCCTGGACCAGGTGAAGGGGGTCCTTGGCGGGCAGTTCACCGATTGTGAGATCAAAGACGCCTCCAAGCCGACCCTGACCGTGGACGAGGTCCTCCGGGAGTTCGGCGGGATGTGCCCGCCCCCCTTCCTTGCGCACCTCCCCTTCGGCCATGAGGCGCACAAGATGACCATTCCGATGGGTGTCCGGGCGAAGCTCGATGCAGGCGAAGGAACCCTCGAATTCCTCGAAGGCGCGGTAAAATAG
- a CDS encoding phosphoribosylglycinamide formyltransferase: protein MLNIAVFGSGRGSNFKSLLDAIDAGRLRDVRCVLVVSNNADAGIFEHARRHGIAVLQWSRKTYASDEAYCAAMLAALREARADLIVLAGYMKFLPAPIIAAFRNRILNIHPALLPSFGGTGMYGLHVHRAVLAAHEPLTGATVHMVDEEYDHGAIVIQRTVPVLASDSPESLAARVLEMEHHILPEAVRLVAEGRITVEPGRTHVHIRSSQE, encoded by the coding sequence ATGCTGAATATCGCCGTGTTTGGATCGGGACGTGGGTCCAACTTCAAATCCTTACTGGATGCCATTGATGCCGGTCGCCTGCGGGATGTCCGGTGTGTTCTCGTTGTCAGCAACAACGCCGATGCCGGTATCTTCGAGCATGCACGCCGGCATGGAATAGCAGTGCTCCAGTGGAGCCGGAAGACGTACGCATCGGACGAAGCGTACTGCGCAGCGATGCTTGCTGCGTTGCGGGAGGCGCGTGCAGATCTGATCGTCCTGGCGGGGTACATGAAGTTCCTTCCCGCTCCCATCATTGCCGCCTTTCGAAACCGCATTCTGAATATTCATCCGGCGCTGTTGCCGTCGTTCGGCGGCACCGGGATGTACGGGCTGCACGTTCACCGTGCGGTCCTTGCCGCGCACGAGCCGCTCACCGGTGCGACGGTCCACATGGTGGATGAAGAGTACGACCACGGTGCGATCGTGATCCAGCGGACCGTGCCGGTGCTGGCATCCGATTCCCCCGAATCGCTCGCGGCACGCGTTCTGGAGATGGAGCATCACATCCTTCCCGAAGCCGTACGCTTGGTTGCAGAGGGCCGGATCACGGTAGAACCGGGCCGGACCCACGTTCATATACGTTCATCCCAGGAGTAG
- the purH gene encoding bifunctional phosphoribosylaminoimidazolecarboxamide formyltransferase/IMP cyclohydrolase, whose product MPLIRRALISVSDKRGLIAFASALQARGVEIISTGGTLSFLQKNNISARQVSDVTGFPEILDGRVKTLHPVIHAGLLAVLDNPEHVRQLEEHKITPIDMVVVNLYPFAETIAKPGIGLEDAIEQIDIGGPSMLRSAAKNFRHTAVITNPDRYEAVMQELQARDGSISEETCFALAREVFRHTAAYDAVISGYLDRQAEPDAVFPTSFQVAAPRELPLRYGENPHQQAALYGTWTSLFEKLHGKELSFNNIIDVSAAAALAAEFDEPAAIIVKHTNPCGAGTGATLDEAYERAFATDTASPFGGIVAVNRPLNLSAAELINKIFTEVIIAPAFPDDVLALLKKKKDRRLITLRGDLRQRRDPDVRSVPGGFLVQEPDVRPPVEEGFRVVTKRAPTDDEARALRFAWKIAKHVKSNAIVYAGPDRTLGVGAGQMSRVDASRVAVRKATDYGLSLQGSVVGSDAFFPFADGLLEAVRAGATAVIQPGGSVRDDEVIAAADEHNIAMIFTGTRHFRH is encoded by the coding sequence GTGCCTCTCATTCGCCGGGCTCTCATCAGCGTTTCTGACAAGCGCGGGCTCATCGCCTTTGCCTCTGCATTGCAGGCACGCGGCGTCGAGATCATCTCCACGGGCGGTACCCTCTCGTTCCTCCAGAAGAACAACATCTCCGCGCGCCAGGTCTCGGACGTCACCGGTTTCCCCGAGATCCTCGACGGCCGCGTGAAGACCCTGCATCCGGTGATCCACGCCGGACTGCTCGCCGTGCTCGACAACCCCGAGCATGTGCGCCAGCTTGAAGAACACAAGATCACGCCCATCGACATGGTGGTCGTGAACCTCTATCCGTTCGCGGAGACGATCGCGAAGCCGGGCATCGGACTCGAGGACGCCATCGAACAGATCGACATCGGCGGGCCGTCGATGCTCCGTTCGGCAGCGAAGAATTTCCGCCATACCGCCGTGATCACCAACCCGGACCGGTATGAAGCGGTGATGCAGGAGTTGCAGGCACGCGATGGCAGCATCAGCGAAGAGACCTGCTTCGCGCTCGCGCGCGAGGTGTTCCGGCACACGGCAGCCTACGATGCGGTGATCTCCGGGTATCTCGACCGTCAGGCGGAACCGGACGCGGTGTTCCCGACGTCGTTCCAGGTCGCCGCGCCGCGCGAGCTCCCCCTGCGCTACGGCGAGAACCCGCACCAGCAGGCAGCACTGTACGGCACATGGACATCGCTCTTCGAGAAGCTCCACGGCAAGGAGCTCTCCTTCAATAATATCATCGACGTCTCGGCGGCGGCGGCACTGGCCGCGGAGTTCGACGAGCCGGCGGCGATCATCGTGAAGCACACGAACCCCTGCGGTGCGGGCACCGGTGCAACGCTGGACGAAGCCTACGAACGCGCCTTCGCCACCGACACGGCATCGCCGTTCGGCGGCATCGTGGCCGTCAACCGCCCCCTGAACCTCTCGGCCGCGGAGCTCATCAACAAGATCTTCACCGAGGTCATCATCGCCCCGGCGTTCCCGGACGATGTCCTCGCACTGCTCAAGAAGAAGAAGGACCGCCGGCTGATCACGCTGCGCGGCGACCTCCGGCAGCGCCGCGATCCCGATGTGCGCAGCGTTCCCGGTGGCTTCCTGGTGCAGGAACCGGATGTGCGTCCGCCGGTGGAAGAAGGATTCCGGGTGGTCACGAAACGTGCACCCACCGACGACGAGGCGCGTGCGCTGCGCTTCGCGTGGAAGATCGCCAAGCATGTGAAATCCAACGCCATCGTCTACGCCGGCCCCGACCGTACGCTGGGTGTGGGCGCGGGACAGATGTCGCGCGTGGATGCATCCCGCGTCGCCGTCCGGAAGGCGACCGACTACGGCCTGTCGCTGCAGGGTTCCGTGGTAGGCTCCGATGCGTTCTTCCCCTTCGCCGACGGGCTTCTGGAAGCCGTGCGCGCAGGTGCCACAGCCGTCATTCAGCCCGGGGGATCCGTACGCGACGATGAGGTGATAGCCGCGGCGGATGAACACAACATCGCCATGATATTCACCGGTACCAGACACTTCAGACACTAA
- a CDS encoding rod shape-determining protein, with protein sequence MGLFSFFSADLAIDLGTANTLIHMKGKGIVLNEPSIVAFDRNTKKIVAIGHEAQQMLGRTHRDIRTIRPMRDGVIADFEIAEGMLREFIRKIHANWMPSRRIVISVPSGVTEVEKRAVRDAAEHSGAKEVHLVAEPMAAAVGVGLDVEAAVGNMIVDIGGGTTEIAVIALSGIVNEESIRIAGDELNNAIIQFFKKNHNILIGERTAEAIKCEVGSAMPLKEEVSIRVKGRDLVNGIPKTTEASSVEIRESLSEPVSQIIEAVKLSLERTPPELSADILDRGIMLSGGGALLRGLDERLRLETQLPVHVSEDPLSAVVRGTGRILENLNKYSKVLLKSKRY encoded by the coding sequence ATGGGCCTGTTCTCATTCTTCTCCGCCGACCTCGCCATCGATCTCGGCACCGCCAATACCCTGATCCATATGAAGGGCAAGGGGATCGTCCTCAACGAGCCGTCGATCGTGGCCTTCGACCGCAACACGAAGAAGATCGTCGCGATCGGGCATGAGGCGCAGCAGATGCTCGGGAGAACGCACCGGGATATCCGGACGATCCGGCCCATGCGCGACGGCGTGATCGCCGATTTCGAGATCGCCGAAGGCATGCTGCGCGAGTTCATCCGCAAGATCCATGCGAACTGGATGCCCAGCCGCCGCATCGTGATCAGCGTGCCGAGCGGTGTGACCGAGGTGGAGAAGCGTGCGGTGCGCGACGCCGCGGAGCACTCCGGCGCCAAAGAGGTGCATCTCGTGGCCGAACCCATGGCGGCAGCGGTGGGCGTGGGCCTCGATGTGGAGGCGGCGGTCGGCAACATGATCGTGGACATCGGCGGCGGAACGACCGAGATCGCGGTCATCGCGCTCTCCGGCATCGTGAATGAAGAATCCATCCGCATCGCGGGCGACGAGCTGAACAACGCCATCATCCAGTTCTTCAAGAAGAATCACAACATCCTGATCGGCGAACGTACCGCGGAAGCGATCAAGTGCGAGGTGGGTTCCGCCATGCCGCTGAAGGAAGAGGTCTCGATCCGCGTCAAGGGCCGCGACCTCGTGAACGGCATCCCCAAGACCACCGAAGCGAGCTCGGTCGAGATCCGTGAATCGCTCAGCGAACCCGTGTCCCAGATCATCGAAGCCGTCAAGCTTTCCCTTGAACGCACCCCGCCGGAGTTGTCGGCGGATATCCTCGACCGCGGCATCATGCTCAGCGGCGGCGGGGCCCTGTTGCGCGGGCTGGACGAACGCCTGCGCCTCGAGACCCAGCTTCCCGTCCACGTGTCCGAAGATCCGCTCTCTGCCGTGGTCCGCGGCACCGGGCGCATTCTCGAGAACCTGAACAAATACTCGAAGGTGCTTCTCAAGAGCAAACGCTATTGA
- the mreC gene encoding rod shape-determining protein MreC, whose amino-acid sequence MLKRAYDLLVEFKEYALLALYLLIALVLFAQNTSHQVKGIRSNLLAAAGLLQNTFDFIPNYFALAGQNRSLREQNILLADEVNMLRESAIENIRLRAMVGLKERPAFAYVSALVVGTQMQALTNTVTINAGTENGIKAGMPVVTDHGLAGRVTSTSGHYAIVQLVLHQDLRVSARIQRSRVNGIIRWTGGRELRMINVPKTSDVTTGDVVITSEFSSLFPGGIRIGVVSSTRDVPGDLFQEIMVKPSVDFDRMEEVFVATVLPDSNRIVLEGKAR is encoded by the coding sequence ATGCTGAAACGTGCCTACGATCTTCTTGTCGAATTCAAAGAGTACGCCCTTCTCGCGCTCTATCTCCTGATCGCACTCGTCCTGTTCGCGCAGAACACGAGCCATCAGGTGAAGGGTATCCGCAGCAATCTGCTCGCTGCGGCCGGCCTCCTCCAGAACACCTTCGATTTCATCCCGAACTACTTCGCCCTCGCCGGCCAGAACCGGTCCCTGCGCGAGCAGAACATCCTCCTCGCGGACGAAGTGAACATGCTCCGTGAGTCGGCGATCGAGAACATCCGGCTCCGCGCCATGGTCGGACTGAAAGAACGCCCGGCATTCGCGTACGTCAGCGCGCTCGTGGTCGGGACCCAGATGCAGGCCCTCACGAATACCGTCACCATCAACGCCGGAACCGAGAACGGGATCAAAGCCGGCATGCCGGTGGTGACCGACCACGGGCTCGCCGGGCGCGTGACCTCCACCAGCGGGCACTATGCCATCGTGCAGCTCGTCCTCCATCAGGACCTCCGCGTGAGCGCACGCATCCAGCGGAGCAGGGTGAACGGCATCATCCGGTGGACGGGCGGCCGGGAACTGCGCATGATCAACGTCCCGAAGACGTCCGATGTGACCACCGGCGACGTGGTCATCACGTCCGAATTCAGCAGCCTCTTCCCCGGCGGTATCCGCATCGGCGTGGTCTCCTCCACACGCGATGTGCCCGGCGACCTCTTCCAGGAGATCATGGTGAAACCCTCCGTGGATTTCGACCGCATGGAGGAAGTGTTCGTGGCGACCGTCCTGCCGGATTCCAACCGCATCGTGCTCGAGGGAAAGGCCCGGTAA
- the mreD gene encoding rod shape-determining protein MreD, giving the protein MTSAPVIRPALLVLISLAALLLQTMILPYVAVGTIVPDAVLIWIVYLAITRGHIAGSTAGFFLGLILDVLMGGDSMLGLSAFTKTLAGFLAGYAFSENKTLQTLSTSRFPIIVAITALVHNQFYFLVSLQGSDIPLESVVLRYGIPATIYTGLLALLPMFIFSRRVHS; this is encoded by the coding sequence ATGACCTCCGCTCCCGTGATACGGCCCGCCCTCCTGGTCCTCATCTCGCTGGCGGCATTGTTGCTCCAGACCATGATCCTCCCCTATGTGGCCGTCGGCACCATCGTCCCCGATGCCGTGCTCATCTGGATCGTGTATCTTGCCATCACGCGCGGACACATCGCCGGGTCGACCGCCGGATTCTTCCTCGGGCTCATCCTGGATGTCCTCATGGGCGGCGACAGCATGCTCGGACTTTCGGCATTCACCAAGACCCTTGCCGGGTTCCTCGCCGGGTACGCGTTCAGCGAGAACAAGACACTGCAGACCCTTTCGACATCGCGCTTCCCGATCATCGTTGCGATCACGGCCCTGGTGCACAACCAGTTCTACTTCCTGGTCTCCCTCCAGGGGTCCGACATCCCCCTCGAATCCGTCGTGCTCCGCTACGGCATCCCCGCCACGATCTACACGGGGCTTCTCGCGCTGCTGCCCATGTTCATCTTCTCACGGCGGGTGCATTCCTGA
- the mrdA gene encoding penicillin-binding protein 2: protein MALQDDIQIYEKRRALYVVIGFVFIIFLGRLFQLQMFYSDEYGKKSEENSIRVIPREPIRGYIYDRNGARVVDNRPSFTVTIMPYEFDRRKLGFIARVLSLDTTFIRTRIKQGEEYSRFAPVKIKRDIDFRELSVLEENRDRLPGVDYQVESKRWYVTPAHASHILGYTKEISENQIRALGGEYTQGDVVGSSGLEGGYEGSLRGKKGAEFSTVNVRGQVVGGFESGKLDVQAVDGKDLALTMDFGLQAFAESLMAGRRGAVVALDPRDGGVLAMVSSPDYDLSVFSGVTPPQIWRTMNSDTERPLFNRATLTRYPPGSTFKMVLAIAALETGKVTPQWRVHCTGGFRLGNKVFKDLHVHGSVDMISAIQQSCNVYFYQLMLKTGLDEWAYYGRELGFGMLTGIDIAEENPGLLPSTAYMNRRYGPSGWTRGFLPSLGIGQGELGVTPLQMAAYAMVLANWGDYHQPHAVQGFRRRSTGTVDTLAFQSRRLSVAIPTWAIVREGMRRAVELPGGTGGMSRIKGIEVAGKTGTAQNPHGPDHAWFVGFAPFDDPRIAICVLVENAGFGGSHAAPVAGKCMERYLFGPAGASPPPAKAAPRPAVAEATHQTPSITGGD, encoded by the coding sequence ATGGCCCTGCAGGATGACATACAGATCTATGAGAAGCGCCGGGCGCTCTACGTGGTCATCGGCTTCGTCTTCATCATCTTCCTCGGCCGCCTCTTCCAACTGCAGATGTTCTACAGCGATGAGTACGGCAAGAAGTCGGAAGAGAACAGCATCCGCGTCATCCCCCGCGAGCCGATCCGCGGCTACATCTACGACCGGAACGGCGCCCGTGTGGTGGATAACCGCCCGTCGTTCACGGTGACCATCATGCCCTACGAGTTCGACCGGCGCAAGCTCGGCTTCATCGCGCGGGTCCTCTCGCTCGATACCACGTTCATCCGCACCCGCATCAAGCAGGGCGAGGAATACTCCCGCTTCGCGCCGGTGAAGATCAAGCGCGACATCGACTTCCGCGAATTGTCCGTGCTCGAAGAGAACCGCGACCGCCTCCCCGGCGTGGATTACCAGGTGGAATCGAAACGCTGGTATGTCACACCCGCCCATGCATCGCACATCCTCGGCTACACGAAGGAGATCTCGGAGAACCAGATCCGCGCACTGGGCGGCGAATACACGCAGGGCGACGTCGTCGGTTCCTCGGGGCTCGAGGGCGGCTATGAGGGAAGCCTCCGCGGCAAGAAGGGCGCGGAGTTCAGTACGGTGAACGTGCGCGGACAGGTGGTGGGCGGATTCGAGAGCGGCAAGCTCGATGTCCAGGCGGTGGACGGCAAGGACCTTGCGCTCACCATGGATTTTGGCCTGCAGGCATTCGCGGAGTCGCTGATGGCCGGCAGGCGCGGCGCGGTGGTCGCCCTCGACCCGCGCGACGGCGGTGTGCTCGCCATGGTCAGCTCGCCGGATTATGATCTGTCCGTTTTCAGCGGCGTTACTCCCCCGCAGATCTGGCGCACGATGAACAGCGACACCGAGCGGCCGCTCTTCAACCGTGCGACCCTCACCCGCTATCCTCCGGGGTCGACGTTCAAGATGGTGCTTGCGATCGCCGCGCTCGAGACCGGGAAGGTCACCCCGCAGTGGCGCGTCCATTGCACCGGCGGATTCCGCCTCGGCAACAAGGTCTTCAAAGACCTGCACGTCCACGGTTCCGTGGATATGATCAGCGCGATCCAGCAATCGTGCAACGTGTACTTCTATCAGCTCATGCTGAAAACGGGACTCGATGAGTGGGCGTACTACGGCCGTGAGCTCGGGTTCGGGATGCTGACCGGCATCGACATCGCGGAAGAGAACCCCGGCCTGTTGCCGTCCACGGCATACATGAACAGGCGCTACGGGCCCAGCGGTTGGACGCGCGGGTTCCTCCCCAGCCTCGGCATCGGCCAGGGGGAACTCGGCGTGACGCCGCTCCAGATGGCCGCGTATGCGATGGTGCTTGCGAACTGGGGCGACTATCATCAGCCGCACGCCGTGCAGGGCTTCCGCCGCAGGAGCACCGGCACCGTGGACACGCTTGCATTCCAGAGCCGCCGGCTCAGCGTCGCCATCCCCACGTGGGCCATCGTCCGTGAAGGGATGCGGCGTGCCGTTGAACTCCCCGGCGGCACGGGCGGCATGTCCAGGATCAAAGGCATCGAGGTTGCAGGCAAGACCGGCACGGCGCAGAATCCGCACGGCCCGGACCACGCCTGGTTCGTGGGATTTGCACCGTTCGACGATCCGCGCATCGCCATCTGTGTCCTTGTCGAGAATGCAGGGTTCGGTGGTTCGCACGCCGCTCCCGTCGCCGGCAAGTGCATGGAACGCTATCTGTTCGGCCCCGCGGGTGCATCGCCACCGCCCGCCAAGGCTGCGCCCCGCCCTGCGGTCGCCGAGGCAACGCATCAGACACCGTCCATCACCGGAGGTGATTGA